Genomic DNA from Desulfobacterales bacterium:
TATTTTTGGCGGTATTTTCTTTATTTTTCAAACCCGCTTTCATCTGTCCGGCAATTTGCAGGTTGTCTTCCAGTTCCGTCATGTCCGCCCACCTCAACTTTTCGTAGACATGCAGGATGACGATCTGGGCGTCGTGTTTTTCCGAATAATCCATTGCGTACTGGAAGGCATATGCCGAATTTTTGGACAGGTCGGTCGCGTACAGAATCTTTTTGATGACAAGTTCCATTTTTCCTCATTAATCGTTTTAGGTCCATCACCCGCTTGGTTGGTAGAAAAGGGACGCTTTTTAAATCCGGCCGCACAAATCATAATATCAGAATTATTAGGACCTGTCAAGAAGATAAACCATACCGCTGGGACAGCCCGACCCATGACCTTTTCAGCGAACCCGCTTAGCGTATTTCCGGTGCCGGTAGCAGAATGCGTCCGACTTTCAAAACCCCCGGGGCAACCGGTCGTGGGGTTCACCAATTGTGTTGCGGCAGCATTTCTGTTATAGCAATTTTCAACGTAATTTTCCATCACGGCCTCCGGACAGTTCCATTTCAATAGGAAACCATTTAAGGGAAGCACCATCTGCGAGGATAGGCGGGAGTATCGTCAGCGATATGAAAAGCCCCACTGAACTGTTTTTAGAAGCTGAAAAGAAATGCCGCGACCGGTTGAAGGATACGGATATCACAGCGAAACCTCATTTTCCGGCAGAGTGGAACAGCTCCGGGTTTCTTCCCTTAAATTGGGCGGGATCCCTTCGGGCGACTTCCCGGCATTCGACCTTGCCATGCAGTTTAGTGCCCTTCCCCGGGTCCCTGTGGTCCTGCGCTACAATGACGCAGACGGCCCCTATCCGGCTCAATGCAGCATCCTGTTCAGGCGGTCTGCAGAAATTTTTCTGGACCTTGAATCCGTCGGCATTGCCGGAACGCTTCTCACCGGGAGCCTCATCAAACCCTGCGCGTCTAATCATAAGAGAAAGGAGCTCAAATGACCGAAAAAGCGATTCTTGAAATTTTTTCCGATTACACCTGACCGTGGTGCTATTTCATTACCGGGTGTATTGAAAGGCTTAAGAAGGAATACGAGATCGAAACACGCTGGGTTGCTTACCCGCTCCGGCCGGATACGCCGGAGGAGGGGCTTTCACTCGAACAGGTATTCGCAGGCAGCGGCAAGGATATTCATGAGATGAATATCCGCCTCAAAAAAGCCGCCAAAGCGGCCGGACTGCCGTTCGGACACCGGACCATGACATTCAATAGCCGCTTTGCCCATGAAGTCGGCAAATGGGCTGAATCCCGAGACTATGGGGATGATTTTCATAAGGCTGTGTTCACCGCTTATTTTGCAGAGGGAAAAAATATCGGCCGCGTTCCTGTTCTTATGGATATCGTCGGCGCCGTGGGACTTCCGCGTCAGGAAGCCCGGCAGGTAATTGACTCCCGGGCCTTTGCCCCTGCAGTCGATGAGGACTGGCTGCGCGCCCAACAGGTCGACCCGGAGTATATCCCTTCTCTGATGATAAACGGCCGCTTGGCGGTTAACCCGCAACAGTATGACCTGTTCAGACAGTTTATGCGCGACAACCATATTCAGAAACGCCCGGTAACGGGCTGAATCAACCGCCGGAGGTCTGTGATGACAGGAAAATTATTTTCCCGTTTCCATTTAAGGGGCATTGAATTCAAAAATAGAATTTTTCTTTCTCCCATGTGCCAATACACCAGCGCCGATGGTCTGCCGACGGACTGGCATCTGGTCCACCTGGGCAGCCGCGCAGTCGGCGGCGTCTCGCTGGTCCTGACCGAGGCCGCTGCGGTTTCGCCCCAGGGGCGTATTTCTCCCAACGACCTCGGGATCTGGTCCGATGCGCACGCGCGGGCATTAAAGCGGATTACGGATCACAAACCCGGTCCAGGCCGAACAGATCATCACAACCGGCCAGGCCGACGCGGTGATCGTGGGGCGCGAACTGCTTCGGAACCCCTACTGGCCGCTCACGGCCGCAAAGGCCCTTAACGCCGATATCCCGTGGCCGCCGCAATATTTGCGGGCAAAATAAAGAGGGACAAGCAGACTACTAAAAATCAGGCAGCCGTTTCCTCGATTTCGATATCATCCTTGATATCGATGCACCCGATCACGCTCTGGGCCGCAGGGCATCTCGTAATGTAAGCGGAAAACGCTTCCTGGGCATCGGCGCGCTTTTCCCCGGGGATCTTCAGGTGGTATTTGACCCGTATCCGTGTGATTTTTAGCACTTCATTTACACTTTCGATATCCCCCTCGACGGTTGCCCAGTAACGGTCTTCAGGCGTGGGAATCTTTTTTCCGGCCAGCACCGCGGCCAGTGTCCCCATCATTCAGCCGGCGGTGGCTGCTACGATATGGTCCAGCGTGGCAGCGTGCTCTTCCTCAGGGTCGATGCGGTAGAATTTTTTTATCCCGCCGTGGACGCCGTAGTAGACCGGCTGGTCGAACCCCTCGATGGTGGCCCTGCGGGTGGGGCCCTTTTCCCTCACAATCCTGATACGCGATGTATGAACTATTTCTCCCATGGTTTTCTCCTTTCCCCGGCCATCCGGGGGCTACAGGTTATGATGCACGCGATCGCAGTCATTGGAGTGGTTGTCAAAAATATGTTACCACTGAATTGTCCGGCGGCTGTATCGGAATGGAATTATGACAACAGCTAAAAACAAAGAAAGTTTCGCTGCGGCGCTTCACTTCAACCGTTGGGACAAAAATTCCTGAAAGCGTTTCCAGGATTTTCTGTCCGCCGCTTCCTGGTAGCGGCCTTCCCCGAAAACGGTAAAACCATGCTGTGCGCCGCCGTAGGATATCATTTCGTGGAGAACGCCGGTCGATTCCAATTCTTTGGCCAAGCCGGCAAAAGCATCCATGGTAATGGCCGAATCCGCCGTCCCGTGCATAATCAGAATTTCCCCGCGGGTTTTACTGTAATCCTGCCCTTCCGGCGTCTGCAGTCCGCCGTGAAACGTGGCAAACCCTTTCAGATCCGCTCCTGATCGCGCCAGTTCGAGCACCGCTGCGCCCCCGAAGCAATAGCCGGCGGGAACCGCATTTTTAACATCGGCCCCTCTGCTCTTTGCCGTATCCAGGGCCGCCTGCATCAATGCCCGCATTTTTGCCCTGTCCTTATAAAGTTCACCGGTGTGCTGGCGTTTGTCCTTGACCTCGGTCGGCCGCACGCCGGCGCCGAATAAATCGACGGCAAAAACAGCATGGCCCAGTTCCGCAAGCATATCAGCCCGCTTGACCTCGTAATCTGTCAGCCCATCCCAATCATGAATCAGCAAAACCAGCGGCGCCTTTCCGGAAGGGCTGGCGTAGTACCCTTCATATGATTTTCCATCCACCTGATAAGTCACCGCTGAACCGGCAGCGCCGAATACGAAGCTCGGAACCGCCAGAATTAATATCATATATAAAAAGTAGCGTTTCATGGCACCCTCCTTTTAGCATTTTCAATCAGAACAGTACCGGATTCGGAACAACGCCTGAAGCCGTCAAGGCCCATCAGGATCGAACCCTATCTGAATGCTGATTTTGTTATAGCGTAAACTAATACATCCTCCGGTCAAAGTCGAGCAGCCTTCAGTGAAATTCCCAGGAGGAAACAGGAGGGGAGCGTTTAGAAAACGACCGGGGATTAGGGGGAAACACTGCGCATTCAGATGACAAGCTTCTTTTTTTTCAGAATTTCAACCCGTATTATTTTTTTTTGGTTTAAAGCCCACTGAATTTCATCGTCTATTGAAAAACCCATTTTCACCAGCAGCTCGCCCATATTCATATAATTATTTTCCCAGAAAACCGGCGCCCGGTCTTTCCGGACTTCTGTCATCAGGACTTTCTGCATCAGAATATCTCCGATTCTAATCTTTCGGGTCGATAATGCAGCCGCCAGATCGTCCGGTGTGATCAGACCCATGGATACGAAAACCTCACCGATTCTGTTCTTTTTAAAAAATATTTTCCGAATGATATGGCAACTGCAATGCATGAACGTCGTTACGATAAAAGCGCCGGTCATACATAAAACAATCAGAAGCAGAAAGCCGATCCGTCCCTTCCCGAAAATCAGCCCGTCCGGGACGATGCGGACCGGTGGCGTTAAATAGGGCAAGGAAAAATAGATAAATACGAATGAGCTGAACAAGACCATAAAAAGGCAGCCTTTTAATGACGTTCTCATAATCAATTCTTCCCCCTGATTGGTATTTTCTTTTGATTCCGTTTAAAACCTTGGCCCTTGTTTATCCTATTAACGATGACGCAAAACGACATCCACGCATACTTCTGCCCATAGAATAAGCAACAAGTGTACCCGCCGATCATCGATTTTAAAATTGACTTTAATATCGAAATGTTAAATCATAAATAGTGCTTTAAAAGTGGTCTGTCGCCGGAAGATGATGTATACTATTTTAAACTTGGATTATCTTTTTTTATTGCCATGGCATCAGAACGAATTGAACCGCAGCATCGTGCACATCCCCGTTCCCGCCGGGGCGGGACCGCGGTGTTCTTCAATAATCCGGTGAAGCGAAAAACAAAAACCTGCCAGGCGCCTGAAAAGGGTTAAATCCATCAAGGGACGACTCGACTCATGATTGCCAGAGACATAATGAATACGGACTTTCAAACCTTACGCCCGACGGACACCCTGGCCGAAGCGGTTAATTGTTTTTATAAAGCCAGTGCCGCCTTAAAGCGAAAAGTATTCGGGCTAATGGTCACGAATGAAACGGGATCGCTTGCGGGCATCCTGTCCATGTATGACATCCTGATGCTGATTCAGCCCAAACATATTCATATCTGGGGTGAAATGGACGATCTTGATCCGAATCTTCTCTTTGACGATCTGTCCATTCGCGTCAGATCCATCCGGGTCGGCGACATTATGACGGCAGATGTAATCACCATCGAACCGGATACCCACATCATGGTTATCGTCGATCTGATGATTCGCAAACATATCCGAAGAATCCCCGTAATTGAAGACGGCAAGATCATCGGAATCGTCTATATTTCTGATGTTTTTTACTATCTGCTGCAAAAGCTGATAAAATAATCGGACCTCTGAACCGGGGTAAACAACCATGGCTATCGTAAAAACCAGAAGCGTTATAAGCGGTATTCCCGTCAAAGAGGCCATGCGAAAGCAGGTCATCCGGCTGTCCCTGGATACAATCATCACCAAATGCATCGGCACACTGATTAAGCATAAAATCAACACCGTACTGTTAACAGACCGGAACGGTCAGGCCGTCGGCCTGGTGTCCAAAACCGATCTCATAGGCGCTTTTTACGCCGGGCTCTCGGCGGAAACACCTCTGGAAAGTATTTTTGTCAGCCCGCTGCTCTATTGCTTTCCCCACGACCAGCTTGAGACAGCCCTGGACACCATGCAGCAAAACGGCGTTCACCAGTTATATGTCTTAGAATCTGAGTCTAAACAGGCCGTCGGCATTTTATCCTATTCCGATATCGTGGGTCTTCTCTACCGATACTGCCGCGAGTGCAGCAAAAGCGCCGTAAAGGGAAGACTGGACCAGGGAGCAATCGAAACCCGACAGCGACTGATCGTAGAAGACGTGATGACCCCTGCGGTTACCTATTATCTGGAAGAAGACCGGATTGAGCAGGTCATCGACGGGCTTTTCGCCCAGCATTTGGGCGCCGTTTTGATTCGAAACGCCCTGGGAAAACCCACCGGTGTCATCTCCAAGACGGACCTCATCATCGCTTACAATCATGGGATTGCCCCGGATATTGCCGCCAGCGAAATCATGAATTCCCCGGTGCAGTCCTGCGACCGGTCCGACCTGCTGTCGCATGCGCTCCAACTGATGCTGCTCAAAGATGTGCAACGGTTGTTTGTACACGGGAAGGATGCCGACGATATCATCGGCATCCTTGCGCTGTCGGATGCCGCCCGCTTTCGGGCCGGGTCGTGTCGCGCCTGTATCCCCGGGCGGATCATCACAGGCCTATAGCCGCCGCAAATTGTATATCTCAGTCGACGTTGATTATACCGTCAACTATTGATAAATAGGGATCCGGCGCTGAAACCGCAACAATACCGAATGCCCTGAAATCCGCAG
This window encodes:
- a CDS encoding DUF3786 domain-containing protein, yielding MPRPVEGYGYHSETSFSGRVEQLRVSSLKLGGIPSGDFPAFDLAMQFSALPRVPVVLRYNDADGPYPAQCSILFRRSAEIFLDLESVGIAGTLLTGSLIKPCASNHKRKELK
- a CDS encoding DsbA family protein; the protein is MTGCIERLKKEYEIETRWVAYPLRPDTPEEGLSLEQVFAGSGKDIHEMNIRLKKAAKAAGLPFGHRTMTFNSRFAHEVGKWAESRDYGDDFHKAVFTAYFAEGKNIGRVPVLMDIVGAVGLPRQEARQVIDSRAFAPAVDEDWLRAQQVDPEYIPSLMINGRLAVNPQQYDLFRQFMRDNHIQKRPVTG
- a CDS encoding OsmC family protein, yielding MMGTLAAVLAGKKIPTPEDRYWATVEGDIESVNEVLKITRIRVKYHLKIPGEKRADAQEAFSAYITRCPAAQSVIGCIDIKDDIEIEETAA
- a CDS encoding dienelactone hydrolase family protein translates to MKRYFLYMILILAVPSFVFGAAGSAVTYQVDGKSYEGYYASPSGKAPLVLLIHDWDGLTDYEVKRADMLAELGHAVFAVDLFGAGVRPTEVKDKRQHTGELYKDRAKMRALMQAALDTAKSRGADVKNAVPAGYCFGGAAVLELARSGADLKGFATFHGGLQTPEGQDYSKTRGEILIMHGTADSAITMDAFAGLAKELESTGVLHEMISYGGAQHGFTVFGEGRYQEAADRKSWKRFQEFLSQRLK
- a CDS encoding CBS domain-containing protein codes for the protein MNTDFQTLRPTDTLAEAVNCFYKASAALKRKVFGLMVTNETGSLAGILSMYDILMLIQPKHIHIWGEMDDLDPNLLFDDLSIRVRSIRVGDIMTADVITIEPDTHIMVIVDLMIRKHIRRIPVIEDGKIIGIVYISDVFYYLLQKLIK
- a CDS encoding CBS domain-containing protein, which codes for MAIVKTRSVISGIPVKEAMRKQVIRLSLDTIITKCIGTLIKHKINTVLLTDRNGQAVGLVSKTDLIGAFYAGLSAETPLESIFVSPLLYCFPHDQLETALDTMQQNGVHQLYVLESESKQAVGILSYSDIVGLLYRYCRECSKSAVKGRLDQGAIETRQRLIVEDVMTPAVTYYLEEDRIEQVIDGLFAQHLGAVLIRNALGKPTGVISKTDLIIAYNHGIAPDIAASEIMNSPVQSCDRSDLLSHALQLMLLKDVQRLFVHGKDADDIIGILALSDAARFRAGSCRACIPGRIITGL